A single region of the Streptomyces sp. NBC_00236 genome encodes:
- the glgX gene encoding glycogen debranching protein GlgX, which produces MQVWPGQAYPLGATYDGAGTNFAVFSEAAHRIELCLLHDDGSETAVELRETDAFVRHAYLPGVMPGQRYGFRVHGPYEPQRGARCNSAKLLLDPYARAVAGQIQWGEAVYGYPFGRPDARNDLDSAPHTMSSVVVNPYFDWGDDRRPRTDYHRTVIYEAHVKGLTMLHPGLPKELRGTYAGLAHPEVIAHLTELGVTAIELMPVHQFVQDHRLADAGLANYWGYNTIGFFAPHNAYASWGDRGEQVLEFKQAVRALHQAGIEVILDVVYNHTAEGNHLGPTLSFRGLDNASYYRLADDQRYYMDTTGTGNSLLMRSPHVLQLIMDSLRYWVTEMHVDGFRFDLAATLARQFHEVDRLSSFFDLVQQDPVVSQVKLIAEPWDVGEGGYQVGNFPPLWTEWNGKYRDTVRDLWRGEPRTLAEFAGRLTGSSDLYQDDGRRPLASINFATCHDGFTLHDLVSYNDKHNEANGEGNRDGESHNRSWNCGVEGETDRPEVLELRERQMRNFIATLMLSQGVPMLSHGDEFGRTQRGNNNGYCQDNELSWVHWPDPGRTADSDGDGEERAGQDDGGLGSSLLEFTRAMVWLRRDHPVFRRRRFFHGRPVEGTHDELSDIAWFTPEGQEMTQRDWQAAHAKALTVFLNGHAISEPGPRGERISDDSFLLMFNASAETLEFAVPVNHGRQWLAVVDTARPDGVLTGAGPKVAAGDRVTLVGRSMVVLQRPA; this is translated from the coding sequence ATGCAGGTCTGGCCGGGACAGGCGTACCCCCTCGGTGCCACGTACGACGGCGCCGGGACCAACTTCGCGGTCTTCTCGGAGGCCGCCCACCGAATCGAGTTGTGCCTGCTGCACGACGACGGCTCCGAGACGGCGGTGGAGCTGAGGGAGACCGACGCCTTCGTCCGCCATGCCTATCTCCCCGGGGTGATGCCCGGCCAGCGGTACGGGTTCAGGGTCCACGGGCCGTACGAACCCCAGCGCGGCGCCCGCTGCAACTCCGCCAAGCTGCTCCTGGATCCGTACGCACGGGCGGTCGCCGGGCAGATCCAGTGGGGCGAGGCGGTGTACGGCTATCCGTTCGGCCGGCCCGACGCGCGCAACGACCTCGACTCGGCGCCCCACACGATGTCCTCGGTGGTGGTCAACCCGTACTTCGACTGGGGCGACGACCGGCGGCCCCGTACGGACTATCACCGCACGGTCATCTACGAGGCCCATGTGAAGGGCCTGACGATGCTCCATCCGGGGCTGCCGAAGGAGCTGCGCGGTACGTACGCCGGGCTGGCCCATCCGGAGGTCATCGCGCATCTGACGGAGCTCGGCGTCACGGCCATCGAATTAATGCCGGTGCACCAGTTCGTCCAGGACCACCGGCTGGCGGACGCGGGGCTCGCCAACTACTGGGGCTACAACACCATCGGTTTCTTCGCCCCGCACAACGCCTACGCCTCCTGGGGCGACCGGGGCGAGCAGGTCCTGGAGTTCAAGCAGGCGGTGCGCGCCCTGCACCAGGCCGGCATCGAGGTGATCCTCGACGTGGTCTACAACCACACGGCGGAGGGCAACCACCTGGGGCCGACGCTCTCCTTCCGGGGACTGGACAACGCCTCGTACTACCGGCTCGCCGACGACCAGCGCTACTACATGGACACCACGGGGACCGGGAACTCCCTGCTGATGCGCTCCCCGCACGTGCTCCAGCTGATCATGGACTCGCTGCGCTACTGGGTGACCGAGATGCACGTGGACGGTTTCCGCTTCGATCTGGCGGCCACGCTGGCCCGTCAGTTCCACGAGGTGGACCGGCTGTCGTCGTTCTTCGACCTGGTGCAGCAGGACCCGGTGGTCAGCCAGGTGAAGCTGATCGCCGAGCCGTGGGACGTGGGCGAGGGCGGCTACCAGGTGGGGAACTTCCCGCCGCTGTGGACCGAGTGGAACGGGAAGTACCGGGACACCGTGCGGGACCTGTGGCGCGGCGAGCCGCGGACGCTGGCCGAGTTCGCCGGCCGACTGACGGGCTCCTCCGACCTGTACCAGGACGACGGGCGCAGGCCGCTGGCCTCGATCAACTTCGCCACCTGCCACGACGGATTCACCCTGCACGACCTCGTCTCGTACAACGACAAGCACAACGAGGCCAACGGCGAGGGCAATCGGGACGGCGAGAGTCACAACCGGTCCTGGAACTGTGGTGTGGAGGGTGAGACCGACCGGCCCGAGGTGCTGGAGCTGCGTGAGCGTCAGATGCGCAACTTCATCGCCACGCTGATGCTGTCCCAGGGCGTGCCGATGCTGAGTCACGGCGACGAGTTCGGCCGGACGCAGCGGGGCAACAACAACGGCTACTGCCAGGACAACGAGCTGTCGTGGGTGCACTGGCCCGACCCGGGCCGCACGGCGGACAGCGACGGTGACGGCGAGGAGCGGGCCGGGCAGGACGACGGCGGCCTCGGCAGCAGTCTGCTGGAGTTCACCCGGGCGATGGTGTGGCTGCGCCGCGACCATCCCGTCTTCCGGCGCCGGCGGTTCTTCCACGGCCGTCCCGTGGAGGGGACGCACGACGAGCTCTCGGACATCGCGTGGTTCACGCCCGAGGGCCAGGAGATGACCCAGCGGGACTGGCAGGCGGCGCACGCCAAGGCGCTGACGGTCTTCCTGAACGGGCACGCCATCTCGGAGCCCGGCCCGCGCGGGGAGCGGATCTCCGACGACTCGTTCCTGCTGATGTTCAACGCGAGCGCCGAAACGCTGGAATTCGCCGTTCCGGTCAATCACGGCAGGCAGTGGCTGGCGGTGGTCGACACGGCCCGCCCGGACGGGGTGCTGACCGGGGCCGGTCCGAAGGTGGCGGCGGGCGATCGGGTGACGCTGGTGGGGCGGAGCATGGTGGTGCTGCAGCGGCCGGCATGA
- a CDS encoding SAV2148 family HEPN domain-containing protein → MSSGGFELPPGDTGHEGDPADVPPGAVSLAQPLEIGAELDWGADAWSEVRTRAQRAGRAYIWLNLVEQRLRAVVAAVLRPIYEPVHGEDWVVAAAGPAGQEWVQRAVAVREVSRRKGYLLDPADDNVLSFLTLPQLRELMVQHWPCFEPYFDDRRDVELALDELEVARNVVSRNRALNEAVLAQAERASARLLEILGSGAAVPSADRLPVDAVEELVGDRYADVVSVHPDRVRLQRQLPAEDLFGGARRLDAIGIGLNLLVQNFSGRRLIRLAESGCRVRLLFINPASSAVKRRERELGLKKGELSRSVEMNILHMRRVRSKLRDPGAFEIHVFDETPRFTAYLVDGDGANAVGVVQTYLRRARGMEAPVLVLRGGGRAVVRAGQDSEHGLFETYREEFESVWTDSRPVS, encoded by the coding sequence GTGAGCTCGGGAGGGTTCGAGCTGCCCCCAGGTGACACGGGTCACGAGGGGGATCCGGCCGACGTCCCGCCCGGGGCGGTCTCGCTGGCGCAGCCTCTGGAGATCGGTGCGGAACTGGACTGGGGCGCGGACGCCTGGAGCGAGGTGCGCACGCGCGCCCAGCGGGCCGGGCGCGCCTACATCTGGCTGAATCTCGTCGAACAGCGGCTGCGTGCCGTGGTCGCCGCGGTGCTCCGGCCGATCTACGAACCGGTCCACGGGGAGGACTGGGTGGTGGCCGCGGCGGGACCCGCCGGGCAGGAGTGGGTACAGCGTGCCGTCGCCGTACGCGAGGTCTCCCGGCGCAAGGGCTATCTGCTCGACCCGGCCGACGACAACGTCCTGAGCTTCCTCACGCTGCCGCAGCTGCGTGAGCTGATGGTCCAGCACTGGCCCTGCTTCGAGCCCTACTTCGACGACCGACGGGACGTCGAGCTGGCGCTGGACGAGCTGGAGGTCGCCCGCAACGTGGTCTCCCGCAACCGCGCCCTCAACGAGGCGGTGCTGGCCCAGGCGGAGCGGGCCTCCGCCCGGCTGCTGGAGATCCTCGGCAGCGGCGCGGCCGTCCCGTCCGCCGACCGGCTTCCGGTGGACGCCGTGGAGGAGCTCGTCGGCGACCGGTACGCGGACGTGGTCTCCGTCCACCCCGACCGGGTGCGGCTCCAGCGCCAGCTGCCCGCCGAGGACCTCTTCGGCGGGGCGCGCCGGCTGGACGCGATCGGCATAGGGCTCAACCTGCTGGTGCAGAACTTCTCCGGGCGCCGGCTGATCCGGCTCGCCGAGTCGGGCTGCCGGGTCCGGCTGCTCTTCATCAACCCGGCCAGCAGCGCGGTCAAGCGCCGGGAGCGGGAGCTCGGCCTCAAGAAGGGCGAGCTGAGCCGGTCGGTGGAGATGAACATCCTTCACATGCGCCGGGTCCGCTCGAAGCTGCGCGACCCCGGTGCCTTCGAGATCCATGTCTTCGACGAGACGCCGCGCTTCACCGCCTACCTGGTGGACGGCGACGGCGCCAACGCCGTGGGCGTCGTCCAGACGTATCTGCGCCGGGCGCGCGGCATGGAGGCGCCCGTGCTGGTGCTGCGGGGCGGCGGACGGGCGGTCGTCCGGGCCGGCCAGGACAGCGAGCACGGGCTGTTCGAGACGTACCGCGAGGAGTTCGAGTCCGTGTGGACGGACTCCCGGCCGGTCTCCTGA
- a CDS encoding 3'-5' exonuclease produces MSWHRHALVGFDLETTGTEPLEARIVTAAVIRVDGREGEPVSRHTWLADPGIRIPAQASAIHGISSERAAAEGRPVREVADEIADTLTGYWREGVPVVAYNAAFDLTLLTAELHRHGLPSLSDRLDGAGIGPVIDPYTIDRSVDRYRKGKRNLEAVCVEYGVVHQGAHDAAADALAAVRVAYAIAARHGSVAALSAQELHERQIVWYEEWAADFQQFLRRKGTADAVIDGRWPVREPVQGAKSSPSGV; encoded by the coding sequence ATGAGCTGGCACCGGCATGCGCTGGTCGGCTTCGACCTGGAGACGACGGGTACGGAACCGCTGGAGGCCCGGATCGTGACGGCCGCGGTCATCCGTGTCGACGGCCGGGAGGGGGAGCCGGTGAGCCGGCACACCTGGCTGGCCGATCCGGGGATCAGGATCCCCGCACAGGCCTCGGCGATCCACGGCATCAGCAGTGAGCGGGCGGCGGCGGAGGGCCGGCCGGTGCGCGAGGTGGCCGACGAGATCGCCGACACCCTGACCGGGTACTGGCGCGAGGGCGTCCCGGTCGTCGCGTACAACGCGGCCTTCGACCTGACGTTGCTGACGGCCGAGCTCCACCGCCACGGGCTGCCCTCGCTCAGCGACCGGCTCGACGGCGCGGGGATCGGACCGGTGATCGACCCGTACACGATCGACCGGTCCGTCGACCGTTACCGCAAGGGCAAGCGCAATCTCGAAGCGGTCTGCGTCGAGTACGGCGTGGTCCACCAGGGAGCGCACGACGCGGCGGCGGACGCGCTGGCGGCGGTGCGCGTGGCGTACGCGATAGCCGCACGGCACGGCTCGGTGGCCGCGCTGTCGGCGCAGGAGCTGCACGAGCGCCAGATCGTCTGGTACGAGGAGTGGGCGGCCGACTTCCAGCAGTTCCTGCGCCGCAAGGGGACGGCGGACGCGGTCATCGACGGCCGCTGGCCGGTCCGGGAGCCGGTGCAAGGAGCGAAATCGAGCCCGTCCGGCGTTTGA
- a CDS encoding phosphotransferase enzyme family protein: MNEMRAREVLTAAGLPGDAELIALGENAVFAVGDLVVKIGRDAVRSPELRDRAEREVAVARWLAASGVPAVRAAEPEARLVEGHPVTLWHRLPDAVRPAEPRDLAPLLRAVHALPDPAGLGLPRRELLGGVERWLSLAGEAIDPADAAYLRERRDGFAAAAAGLVPQLPPGPIHGDALARNVHVGPDGPVLVDLETFSADLREHDLVVLALSRDRYGLEAEAYDAFTSAYGWDVREWDGCAVLRGARETASCAWVAQHAPANPKALAEFRRRVASLRDGDTSVRWYPF, from the coding sequence ATGAACGAGATGCGAGCGCGCGAGGTACTGACCGCCGCCGGACTGCCCGGTGACGCGGAGCTGATCGCGCTGGGCGAGAACGCGGTGTTCGCCGTGGGCGACCTGGTCGTCAAGATCGGCCGGGACGCCGTGCGGAGCCCGGAACTGCGGGACCGGGCCGAGCGCGAGGTGGCCGTGGCGCGGTGGCTCGCCGCGTCCGGCGTCCCCGCTGTCCGGGCGGCCGAGCCGGAGGCGCGGCTGGTCGAGGGCCACCCGGTGACGCTGTGGCACCGGCTGCCGGACGCGGTGCGGCCCGCCGAGCCGCGCGATCTGGCGCCGTTGCTGCGCGCGGTGCACGCCCTGCCGGACCCTGCGGGCCTCGGCCTGCCCCGCCGGGAACTGCTGGGCGGCGTCGAGCGCTGGCTGAGCCTGGCGGGCGAGGCGATCGACCCGGCCGACGCCGCGTATCTGCGCGAGCGCCGCGACGGCTTCGCGGCGGCGGCCGCCGGCCTGGTCCCGCAGCTGCCCCCGGGCCCCATCCACGGTGACGCGCTCGCACGCAACGTCCATGTCGGTCCTGACGGGCCGGTCCTGGTGGACCTGGAGACCTTCTCCGCGGATCTGCGCGAGCACGACCTGGTGGTGCTCGCCCTGTCCCGCGACCGGTACGGCCTGGAGGCCGAGGCCTATGACGCGTTCACTTCGGCGTACGGGTGGGACGTGCGGGAGTGGGACGGCTGCGCGGTACTGCGCGGGGCACGGGAGACGGCCAGCTGCGCATGGGTGGCGCAGCACGCCCCGGCCAATCCGAAGGCACTCGCCGAGTTCCGCCGCCGGGTCGCGTCCCTGCGGGACGGTGACACGTCGGTGCGGTGGTACCCGTTCTGA
- a CDS encoding carbohydrate ABC transporter permease, whose protein sequence is MTLANATVQSGRHGPPGGPGDKRSGRTNRNAGTWFLVLPALIPILILSVGPLLYGIALAFTDAQSGRTRSTQWVGVLNFQDLLHDGLFWESFRIGLVWAVGVTVPQFVLALGLALLLNENLRMRWLARALAIIPWAMPEVVVGIMWRLVYNPDAGILNETIRDLGLGDGRDWLTGLATALPAVILVGVWAGMPQTTVALLAGLQNTPHELHEAAALDGAGAWRRFRTVTWPALRPVALSITALNFIWNFNAFALVYVLTNGGPGGRTRLPMLFAYEEAFRYGQFGYAAAMGCVMVAVISVILAVYLAGRLRGGEDR, encoded by the coding sequence ATGACATTGGCGAACGCAACCGTACAGTCCGGACGGCATGGTCCGCCGGGCGGCCCGGGCGACAAGCGGTCCGGACGGACCAACCGGAACGCCGGAACCTGGTTCCTGGTGCTGCCCGCCCTGATCCCCATCCTGATCCTCAGCGTCGGTCCCCTGCTCTACGGCATCGCGCTGGCCTTCACGGACGCCCAGTCCGGCCGCACCCGGTCCACCCAGTGGGTCGGCGTACTGAACTTCCAGGACCTGCTCCACGACGGGCTGTTCTGGGAGTCGTTCCGGATCGGCCTGGTCTGGGCGGTCGGCGTCACCGTCCCGCAGTTCGTGCTCGCCCTGGGTCTCGCCCTGCTGCTCAACGAGAACCTGCGGATGCGCTGGCTGGCCCGGGCCCTGGCGATCATCCCGTGGGCGATGCCCGAGGTCGTCGTCGGCATCATGTGGCGCCTCGTCTACAACCCGGACGCCGGCATCCTCAACGAGACCATCCGCGACCTGGGACTCGGCGACGGCCGGGACTGGCTGACCGGTCTCGCCACCGCGCTGCCCGCGGTGATCCTCGTCGGTGTCTGGGCCGGCATGCCGCAGACCACGGTCGCCCTGCTGGCCGGACTGCAGAACACCCCGCACGAACTCCACGAGGCCGCCGCCCTGGACGGCGCGGGTGCCTGGCGCCGGTTCCGCACCGTCACCTGGCCCGCGCTCAGACCCGTCGCGCTCTCCATCACCGCGCTCAACTTCATCTGGAACTTCAACGCCTTCGCCCTGGTCTACGTACTGACCAACGGCGGCCCCGGCGGCCGTACCCGGCTGCCGATGCTCTTCGCGTACGAAGAGGCATTCCGGTACGGACAGTTCGGCTACGCCGCCGCGATGGGCTGTGTGATGGTCGCGGTGATCTCCGTGATCCTCGCCGTGTACCTCGCCGGACGGCTCAGGGGAGGCGAGGACCGATGA
- a CDS encoding carbohydrate ABC transporter permease: MSLRTSRPARAGQYLALLCYLVFLAFPFLWLISTAFKPAPELGSLHPTWIPENPTLDNFRQAFDEQPLLRAAANSLVAALSAGVIAVVIATPMAYVMARHRTRLSTAATGWVVISQAFPFVLLIIPLFLVLKNLHLINTLWGLIMVYVVWALPFALWMLVGYVRAVPPELEEAAAVDGAGRLRTLVSVTAPLLAPGIVATALFAFITAWNEFFFALVLLKTPEKQTLPVVLTHFLGAEGASDLGPLAAAAFLATLPSLVLFAVIQRRITGGMLAGAVKS; the protein is encoded by the coding sequence ATGAGTCTGCGTACCAGCCGGCCGGCGCGCGCCGGACAGTACCTCGCACTGCTCTGCTATCTGGTCTTCCTGGCCTTCCCGTTCCTGTGGCTGATCTCGACCGCCTTCAAACCCGCACCCGAACTCGGCTCCCTGCACCCGACCTGGATCCCCGAGAACCCGACGCTGGACAACTTCCGGCAGGCCTTCGACGAGCAGCCGCTGCTCCGGGCCGCCGCGAACTCGCTCGTCGCCGCGCTCAGCGCGGGCGTCATCGCCGTCGTCATCGCGACGCCGATGGCCTATGTGATGGCCCGTCACCGCACACGGCTCTCCACCGCCGCCACCGGCTGGGTCGTGATCAGCCAGGCTTTCCCCTTCGTCCTGCTGATCATTCCGCTCTTCCTGGTCCTCAAGAACCTGCATCTGATCAACACCCTGTGGGGGCTGATCATGGTGTACGTCGTCTGGGCCCTGCCGTTCGCGCTGTGGATGCTGGTCGGCTACGTACGGGCCGTACCGCCCGAACTGGAGGAGGCGGCGGCGGTCGACGGGGCCGGCCGGCTGCGGACCCTGGTCTCGGTCACCGCACCCCTGCTGGCTCCCGGGATCGTCGCCACCGCGCTCTTCGCCTTCATCACCGCATGGAACGAGTTCTTCTTCGCGCTCGTCCTGCTCAAGACACCGGAGAAGCAGACCTTGCCGGTCGTACTGACCCACTTCCTCGGCGCGGAGGGCGCCAGCGACCTCGGACCGCTCGCCGCCGCCGCGTTCCTCGCCACCCTCCCCTCACTCGTCCTCTTCGCCGTCATCCAGCGGCGGATCACGGGCGGCATGCTCGCAGGGGCGGTGAAGAGCTGA
- a CDS encoding ABC transporter substrate-binding protein: MRAVARTAAAAATALALLLTGCAGDGDDGADGRIRIRFQSLAWQKESVDINRQLVKEWNASHPDVEVQYVQGSWDSVHDQLLTSFEGDEAPDVIHDASDDLADFAYGGYLADLRTLLPDRLTDDIPAQSWQTATFDGGVYGVPFLQEPRVLIANTRILRESGVRIPTPEKPWSWPEFRQVTKELTGEGRYGVAWPLKEPVSVTLNLGLSAGGRLFHRGADGKVTVESGEGDQVVPGTIHDQVNTDHSAARTALGMGGGDTLPGLFGGKYAMVPLGFSYRQQVVEQAPKGFEWTVLPAPAGSEGLAQGVSPQTLSVAEDSPHKKEAVEFIDFLLRPANMVRLAKGDWMLPTGTAALADPSLHTADLGWATGAALATALRPAPAQSVRGYPEWKDKVATPALQEYYSGAIGADELRERLVEDGNRVLARYQR, from the coding sequence ATGCGCGCAGTGGCACGTACGGCAGCGGCTGCGGCCACCGCGCTCGCCCTGCTGCTCACCGGATGCGCCGGGGACGGCGACGACGGGGCGGACGGGAGGATCCGGATCCGCTTCCAGTCGCTCGCCTGGCAGAAGGAGTCCGTGGACATCAACAGGCAACTGGTGAAGGAGTGGAACGCGAGCCATCCCGACGTCGAGGTCCAGTACGTCCAGGGCAGCTGGGACAGCGTCCACGACCAGCTCCTGACCTCCTTCGAGGGGGACGAGGCCCCCGACGTCATCCACGACGCGTCCGACGACCTCGCGGACTTCGCGTACGGCGGCTACCTCGCCGATCTCCGCACGCTCCTCCCGGACCGGCTCACCGACGACATCCCCGCGCAGAGCTGGCAGACCGCCACCTTCGACGGCGGCGTCTACGGGGTCCCGTTCCTCCAGGAACCGCGGGTCCTGATCGCCAACACCAGGATCCTCAGGGAGTCCGGTGTCCGCATCCCGACCCCCGAGAAGCCCTGGAGCTGGCCGGAGTTCCGCCAGGTCACCAAGGAGCTGACGGGCGAAGGCCGTTACGGGGTCGCCTGGCCCCTCAAGGAGCCGGTCTCCGTCACACTCAATCTGGGCCTCTCGGCGGGCGGCCGGCTCTTCCACCGCGGCGCCGACGGAAAGGTGACGGTCGAGTCGGGCGAGGGCGACCAGGTCGTCCCGGGCACCATCCACGACCAGGTCAACACCGACCACAGCGCCGCCCGCACGGCGCTCGGCATGGGCGGTGGCGACACGCTGCCCGGCCTCTTCGGCGGGAAGTACGCCATGGTGCCGCTCGGGTTCTCCTACCGCCAGCAGGTGGTCGAACAGGCCCCGAAGGGCTTCGAGTGGACCGTGCTGCCCGCTCCGGCCGGCAGCGAGGGCCTGGCCCAGGGAGTGAGCCCGCAGACCCTGTCCGTCGCCGAGGACAGCCCGCACAAGAAGGAGGCCGTGGAGTTCATCGACTTCCTGCTGCGGCCGGCGAACATGGTGCGCCTGGCCAAGGGGGACTGGATGCTGCCAACCGGAACGGCCGCGCTGGCCGACCCCTCGCTGCACACCGCCGACCTGGGCTGGGCGACCGGCGCCGCCCTCGCGACCGCGCTGCGCCCGGCGCCGGCGCAGTCGGTGCGCGGCTATCCCGAGTGGAAGGACAAGGTCGCCACACCCGCCCTCCAGGAGTACTACAGCGGGGCGATCGGGGCGGACGAACTGAGGGAGCGTCTGGTGGAGGACGGGAACCGGGTCCTGGCGCGATATCAGCGCTGA
- a CDS encoding tryptorubin family RiPP precursor: MKFLFLLKDKMTPEKSLKAYAWYHWY; this comes from the coding sequence ATGAAGTTCCTTTTTCTGCTGAAGGACAAGATGACGCCGGAGAAGAGCCTGAAGGCGTACGCCTGGTACCACTGGTACTAG
- a CDS encoding cytochrome P450 gives MQISGTGSRARDVVFAPRLQALLTDHRGEEAFRLDPGTVGVAGASLTDSILAARPATEDERPTFKPLHGRSIPRAEAATVMQAIGRDVRTALKKPVPEDADLRGEWPHVGHVYLRDLLLGDDPYRLRVLMDRVLELTPKLTWSVIVAGAALPGRLRPGAAVSAIAGLTAEAEGYGDRRYAMGLYRRAAAPVCFTVSTLVANALWLGAPFDDAASNRNILYEAMRLLPPSWNILRRASPEYPALDPRIGDGDDVLLLPLLSHRDPALWEEPGVFRPERWDSLDPDDQPGYLPFGHESERCWGRHMVMPLAEMLLDMVRGGGLTVDPAQTASDVPLAGLMGVTGVRIVRR, from the coding sequence ATGCAGATATCCGGTACCGGCAGCCGCGCCCGGGACGTCGTCTTCGCGCCGAGACTCCAGGCGCTCCTGACGGATCATCGGGGTGAGGAGGCATTCAGGTTGGACCCCGGCACCGTCGGCGTGGCCGGAGCGTCCCTGACCGACAGCATCCTCGCCGCCAGGCCGGCCACCGAGGACGAGCGCCCCACCTTCAAACCTCTTCACGGGCGGTCCATTCCCCGGGCCGAGGCCGCCACCGTCATGCAGGCGATCGGCCGCGACGTGCGGACGGCCCTGAAGAAGCCCGTGCCCGAGGACGCCGACCTCCGCGGTGAATGGCCGCACGTGGGCCACGTGTACTTGCGTGACCTCCTGCTCGGCGACGACCCCTACCGGTTGCGGGTCCTCATGGATCGCGTCCTGGAGCTGACGCCCAAACTCACCTGGTCGGTCATCGTCGCCGGAGCCGCTCTGCCTGGCAGGCTGCGCCCCGGCGCCGCCGTCTCCGCCATAGCGGGACTCACCGCCGAGGCCGAGGGGTACGGAGACCGCCGTTACGCCATGGGCCTGTACCGCAGGGCCGCGGCCCCGGTCTGCTTCACCGTCTCGACCCTCGTGGCCAACGCGCTCTGGCTGGGCGCCCCGTTCGACGACGCGGCCTCGAACCGGAACATCCTCTACGAGGCCATGCGGCTGCTGCCGCCCTCCTGGAACATCCTGCGCAGGGCGTCCCCGGAGTACCCCGCACTCGATCCCCGGATCGGCGACGGCGACGACGTCCTGCTCCTGCCGCTGCTGAGCCACCGGGACCCCGCGCTCTGGGAGGAGCCCGGTGTGTTCCGGCCGGAGCGCTGGGACAGCCTCGACCCGGACGACCAGCCCGGCTACCTGCCCTTCGGCCATGAGTCCGAGCGTTGCTGGGGGCGGCACATGGTGATGCCTCTCGCCGAGATGCTGCTCGACATGGTGCGCGGCGGCGGTCTGACGGTGGACCCCGCGCAGACGGCCTCCGACGTCCCCCTCGCCGGGCTGATGGGTGTGACGGGTGTGCGGATCGTCCGACGCTGA
- a CDS encoding S8 family peptidase, with protein MAIHKRARRFKLTASITAVAAAAGVTLMASPFAGAAPAPATGKIYGADAATAVSGSYIVMLDQKADKAKLAEEYGGKLKRNYSSAINGFSASGLSETEAKRLAADPAVSKVVQNKKFHVNATQDNPPSWGLDRIDQAETAGDNAYTYPDSAGDGVTAYVIDTGVRTTHQEFEGRASSGFDAVDNDDSADDGNGHGTHVAGTIAGATYGVAKKAKIVAVRVLDDSGSGTTEQVVAGIDWVTENHQGPSVANMSLGGGADEALDAAVQKAIASGVTFAVAAGNESSDAGEGSPSRVPEAITVASSTVDDEQSSFSNYGSVVDIYAPGSDITSSWNDSDDGSNTISGTSMATPHVVGAAAVYLAGHPDATPAEVATALTDGATPDAISNATEGTANKLLKIVE; from the coding sequence ATGGCAATTCACAAGCGTGCACGCCGGTTCAAGCTGACCGCCTCCATCACCGCGGTGGCCGCCGCCGCCGGAGTCACCCTGATGGCAAGCCCGTTCGCCGGAGCGGCACCCGCTCCCGCGACGGGCAAGATCTACGGTGCCGACGCGGCGACCGCCGTCTCCGGCAGCTACATCGTGATGCTGGACCAGAAGGCCGACAAGGCGAAGCTCGCCGAGGAGTACGGCGGCAAGCTGAAGCGCAACTACAGCTCCGCCATCAACGGCTTCTCCGCCAGCGGGCTTTCGGAGACCGAGGCCAAGCGCCTGGCCGCCGACCCGGCCGTCTCCAAGGTCGTCCAGAACAAGAAGTTCCACGTCAACGCCACCCAGGACAACCCGCCGTCCTGGGGCCTGGACCGCATCGACCAGGCGGAGACCGCCGGGGACAACGCGTACACCTACCCGGACAGCGCGGGCGACGGTGTGACCGCGTACGTCATCGACACCGGGGTCCGCACCACGCACCAGGAGTTCGAGGGCCGGGCGAGCTCGGGCTTCGACGCCGTGGACAACGACGACAGCGCCGACGACGGCAACGGCCACGGCACCCACGTGGCCGGCACCATAGCCGGGGCGACGTACGGCGTCGCCAAGAAGGCCAAGATCGTCGCCGTCCGTGTCCTCGACGACTCCGGCTCGGGCACCACCGAGCAGGTCGTCGCCGGCATCGACTGGGTGACCGAGAACCACCAGGGCCCGTCCGTCGCCAACATGAGCCTCGGCGGCGGCGCGGACGAGGCGCTCGACGCGGCCGTTCAGAAGGCCATCGCCTCCGGAGTCACCTTCGCGGTGGCCGCCGGGAACGAGTCGAGCGACGCCGGCGAGGGCTCCCCCTCCCGCGTCCCGGAGGCGATCACGGTCGCCTCCTCCACGGTGGACGACGAGCAGTCGTCGTTCTCCAACTACGGCTCGGTCGTGGACATCTACGCCCCGGGCTCGGACATCACCTCGTCGTGGAACGACAGCGACGACGGGTCCAACACCATCTCCGGTACGTCCATGGCGACCCCGCATGTCGTCGGCGCCGCCGCCGTCTACCTGGCAGGGCACCCGGACGCCACCCCGGCGGAGGTCGCCACGGCGCTCACCGACGGAGCCACTCCCGACGCCATCAGCAACGCCACCGAGGGCACGGCGAACAAGCTGCTGAAGATCGTCGAGTAG